The following proteins are encoded in a genomic region of Bosea beijingensis:
- a CDS encoding alpha-ketoacid dehydrogenase subunit beta, translating to MAKMTMIEAIRSAMDVSMGRDDDVVVFGEDVGFFGGVFRCTHGLQQKYGVSRCFDAPISEAGIVGTAIGMASYGLKPCVEIQFADYMYPAYDQIVSEAARLRYRSAGDFTCPLVIRMPTGGGIFGGQTHSQSPEALFTHVAGLKTIVPSNPYDAKGLLIAAIEDPDPVIFLEPKRLYNGPFDGHHDRPVTAWSKHELAEVPEGHYTVPLGKAVTRREGSAVTILAYGTMVHVALAAAEDTGIDAEIIDLRTLVPLDLDAIVASVQKTGRCIVLHEATLTSGFGGELAALVQEHCFYHLEAPVMRVTGWDTPYPHAQEWDYFPGPARLGQALLDIMEAR from the coding sequence ATGGCCAAGATGACGATGATCGAGGCGATCCGCTCCGCCATGGACGTCTCCATGGGCCGCGACGACGATGTCGTGGTTTTCGGCGAGGATGTCGGCTTCTTCGGCGGCGTCTTCCGCTGCACCCACGGCCTCCAGCAGAAATACGGGGTGTCGCGCTGCTTCGATGCGCCGATCAGCGAGGCCGGCATCGTCGGCACGGCGATCGGCATGGCCTCCTATGGCCTCAAGCCCTGCGTCGAGATCCAGTTCGCCGACTACATGTACCCGGCCTATGACCAGATCGTCTCGGAGGCCGCCCGCCTGCGCTATCGCTCGGCCGGTGACTTCACCTGCCCGCTGGTGATCCGCATGCCGACCGGCGGCGGTATCTTCGGCGGCCAGACCCATAGCCAGAGCCCGGAAGCGCTCTTCACCCATGTCGCCGGCCTGAAGACGATCGTTCCGTCCAACCCCTATGACGCCAAGGGTCTGCTGATTGCGGCGATCGAGGACCCCGACCCGGTGATATTCCTCGAGCCGAAGCGGCTTTATAACGGCCCCTTCGACGGCCATCACGACCGCCCGGTCACGGCCTGGTCCAAGCACGAGCTCGCCGAGGTGCCGGAAGGCCATTACACCGTGCCGCTCGGCAAGGCGGTGACGCGGCGCGAGGGCTCCGCCGTCACCATCCTCGCCTATGGCACCATGGTCCATGTCGCGCTGGCCGCCGCCGAGGATACTGGCATCGACGCCGAAATCATCGACCTGCGCACGCTCGTCCCGCTCGATCTCGACGCGATCGTCGCCTCGGTCCAGAAGACCGGCCGCTGCATTGTGCTGCACGAGGCGACGCTCACATCCGGCTTCGGCGGGGAGCTTGCTGCCTTGGTGCAGGAGCACTGCTTCTATCATCTGGAGGCGCCGGTGATGCGCGTCACCGGTTGGGACACGCCCTATCCGCACGCGCAGGAATGGGACTATTTCCCCGGCCCCGCCCGCCTCGG
- a CDS encoding 3-methyl-2-oxobutanoate dehydrogenase (2-methylpropanoyl-transferring) subunit alpha: protein MSSDKSGQAPAATQPLQFHVPKPASRPGEKPDFSHVVIPKAGSVARPPVDVDPKDIRDLAYSIIRVLNREGEAVGPWVPDLSHDDLIRGLRHMMTLRTFDGRMQMAQRQGKTSFYMQHTGEEAVSCAFRIALQPGDMNFPTYRQAGLLIANDYPLVDMMNQIYSNERDPMKGRQLPVMYSSKEHGFFSISGNLATQYVQAVGWAMASAIKNDTRIAAAWIGDGSTAESDFHAALVFASTYKAPVVLNVVNNQWAISTFQGIARGGSGTFAARGLGFGIPALRVDGNDYLAVYAVAQWAVERARRNLGPTLVEYVTYRAGAHSTSDDPSAYRPKHESDDWPLGDPLIRLKQHLIAVGAWSEERHKQAEAEILATVIAAQKEAESFGTLHSGGKPSARDIFEDVYAELPPHLRRQRQQIGV, encoded by the coding sequence ATGAGCAGCGACAAGTCAGGCCAGGCGCCGGCAGCAACCCAGCCACTGCAGTTCCATGTCCCCAAACCGGCGAGCCGTCCGGGCGAGAAGCCGGATTTCTCCCATGTCGTGATCCCGAAGGCCGGCTCCGTCGCGCGCCCGCCAGTCGATGTCGATCCCAAGGACATCCGCGACCTCGCCTATTCGATCATCCGCGTCCTCAATCGCGAGGGCGAGGCGGTGGGTCCCTGGGTGCCCGATCTCTCGCATGACGACCTGATCCGGGGCCTACGCCACATGATGACGCTGCGCACCTTCGACGGGCGCATGCAGATGGCGCAGCGCCAGGGCAAGACCTCGTTCTACATGCAGCACACCGGCGAGGAGGCGGTGAGCTGCGCCTTCCGCATCGCGCTCCAGCCCGGCGACATGAATTTCCCGACCTATCGTCAGGCCGGCCTGCTGATCGCGAACGACTATCCGCTCGTCGACATGATGAACCAGATCTATTCGAACGAGCGCGACCCGATGAAGGGCCGGCAATTGCCGGTGATGTACTCCTCCAAGGAGCACGGCTTCTTCTCGATCTCCGGCAATCTCGCGACCCAGTACGTTCAAGCCGTCGGCTGGGCGATGGCCTCGGCGATCAAGAACGACACCCGCATCGCCGCCGCTTGGATCGGCGACGGCTCGACCGCGGAATCGGATTTCCACGCCGCGCTGGTCTTCGCCTCGACCTACAAGGCGCCGGTCGTCCTCAATGTCGTCAACAACCAGTGGGCGATCTCGACTTTCCAGGGCATCGCGCGCGGCGGCTCCGGCACCTTTGCCGCAAGGGGGCTCGGCTTCGGCATCCCGGCGCTCCGCGTCGACGGCAACGACTACCTAGCCGTCTATGCGGTCGCGCAATGGGCGGTCGAGCGTGCCCGCCGCAATCTCGGGCCGACGCTGGTCGAATACGTCACCTATCGCGCCGGCGCCCATTCCACCTCGGACGACCCGTCCGCCTACCGGCCCAAGCACGAATCCGACGACTGGCCGCTTGGCGACCCGTTGATCCGCCTGAAGCAGCATCTGATCGCGGTCGGCGCCTGGTCGGAGGAGCGCCACAAACAGGCGGAGGCCGAGATCCTCGCCACCGTCATCGCCGCGCAGAAGGAGGCCGAGAGCTTCGGCACCCTGCATTCCGGCGGCAAGCCCTCGGCGCGCGACATCTTCGAGGACGTCTATGCCGAGCTGCCGCCGCATCTGCGCCGCCAGCGCCAGCAGATCGGAGTCTGA
- a CDS encoding Lrp/AsnC family transcriptional regulator — translation MNKKSQNGPALDLIDRKILAALREDGRLTTQALAEKVGLSPSPCWTRVKRLEESGAIEKYVALLDHKALGYNNIVFVEITLDKHDDKVLDQCGEALSRAPEVVEAHLVTGEYDYLAKVVVSGTDHYERFLRGTIYRIPGVRQTRTTFGLRALKRTLSVDPLKVVG, via the coding sequence ATGAACAAAAAGAGCCAGAATGGTCCTGCTCTCGATCTGATCGATCGCAAGATTCTCGCTGCATTGCGGGAGGACGGGCGGCTGACGACGCAGGCCCTGGCCGAGAAGGTGGGACTTTCGCCCTCGCCATGCTGGACGCGGGTAAAGCGCTTGGAGGAATCCGGCGCGATCGAGAAATACGTCGCCCTGCTCGACCACAAGGCGCTCGGCTACAACAACATCGTCTTCGTCGAGATCACGCTCGACAAGCATGACGACAAGGTGCTCGACCAGTGCGGCGAGGCGCTGAGCCGGGCGCCGGAGGTGGTCGAAGCGCATCTCGTCACCGGCGAGTACGACTATCTCGCCAAGGTCGTGGTCAGCGGCACCGACCATTACGAGCGCTTCCTGCGCGGAACGATCTACCGCATTCCGGGCGTCAGGCAGACGCGGACGACCTTCGGCTTGAGGGCGCTGAAGCGGACGCTGTCGGTCGATCCGCTGAAGGTCGTGGGGTGA
- a CDS encoding LLM class flavin-dependent oxidoreductase: MAQELEFGLDTFGDVTNGADGKPLPHAQVIRDLVDEAVLADQVGIDFIGVGEHHRADFAVSSPETVLAGMATRTSRIKLGSAVTVLSSDDPIRVFQRFATVDALSSGRAEVILGRGSFTESFPLFGLDLRDYEKLFEEKLDLFAGLLPQEPLTWQGSTRPPLKDQLVYPPVENGPLKTWIGVGGSPESVVRAVRYDLPLMLAIIGGDPLRFKPFVDLYHRAYGQIGKPAKPVGVHSPGYVAATDEQAREEFFPAYKQMRDRIGAERGWPPMGRDEFEQEVARGSLYLGSPETVARKITATAKGLGIARFQLKYSAGPLAHEKAMECIRLYGEKVVPLVREMLA, translated from the coding sequence ATGGCACAGGAACTGGAATTCGGGCTCGACACCTTCGGCGACGTCACCAACGGGGCGGACGGCAAACCGCTGCCGCATGCGCAGGTGATCCGCGATCTCGTCGACGAAGCCGTCCTGGCCGACCAGGTCGGCATCGATTTCATCGGTGTCGGCGAGCATCACCGCGCCGATTTCGCGGTCTCCTCGCCGGAGACGGTGCTGGCCGGCATGGCGACGCGCACCAGCCGGATCAAGCTCGGCTCGGCCGTTACCGTGCTGAGCTCGGACGATCCGATCCGCGTCTTCCAGCGCTTCGCGACGGTCGATGCGCTCTCGAGCGGGCGCGCCGAGGTCATTCTGGGGCGCGGCTCCTTCACCGAGTCCTTCCCGCTCTTCGGGCTCGACCTGCGCGATTACGAGAAGCTGTTCGAGGAGAAGCTCGATCTCTTCGCCGGCCTGCTGCCGCAGGAGCCGTTGACCTGGCAGGGCTCGACCCGACCGCCGCTGAAGGACCAACTCGTTTACCCGCCGGTGGAGAACGGTCCGCTCAAGACCTGGATCGGCGTCGGCGGCAGCCCGGAATCGGTGGTGCGCGCGGTGCGCTACGACCTGCCTTTGATGCTCGCCATCATCGGCGGCGATCCCTTGCGCTTCAAGCCGTTCGTGGATTTGTACCATCGCGCCTATGGCCAGATCGGCAAGCCGGCCAAGCCCGTCGGCGTGCATTCGCCGGGCTATGTCGCGGCGACCGACGAGCAGGCCAGGGAGGAGTTCTTCCCGGCCTACAAGCAGATGCGCGATCGCATCGGCGCCGAGCGCGGCTGGCCGCCGATGGGCCGCGACGAGTTCGAGCAGGAGGTCGCGCGCGGCTCGCTCTATCTCGGCTCGCCGGAAACGGTGGCCCGCAAGATCACTGCTACCGCCAAGGGACTGGGCATCGCCCGCTTCCAGCTCAAGTACAGCGCCGGCCCGCTGGCGCATGAGAAGGCGATGGAGTGCATCCGGCTCTACGGCGAGAAGGTCGTGCCGCTGGTGCGGGAGATGCTGGCCTGA
- a CDS encoding LysR substrate-binding domain-containing protein encodes MIIRQLVYLDALAREKHFRRAAEACHVSQPTLSAAIVQLEEELGVMIVERGRRFQGFTKEGEVVLAHARRILAEAEVMKDSIAELREGISGRIRLGAIPTALPMIAHITAPFSERYPAVSLTVLSLTSQEIQQGIDDFELDVGLTYLDNEPLDRVISKPIYQESYVLLTREDGPFGARDTITWAEAAEQKLCLLTGDMQNRRIIDGIFRSVGTAPRPMIETNSIFNLCSHAGIQGVASIVSLQLLEFFGVPLGTKALSLVEPEAQRTIGLIVADRQPVAPLARNLLMMTKPVADAGLPRRPIIR; translated from the coding sequence ATGATCATTCGCCAGTTGGTCTATCTCGACGCGCTCGCCCGCGAGAAGCATTTCCGCCGCGCGGCCGAGGCCTGCCATGTCTCGCAGCCGACGCTCTCGGCTGCGATCGTGCAGCTCGAGGAGGAGCTCGGCGTGATGATCGTCGAGCGCGGGCGGCGCTTCCAGGGCTTCACCAAGGAGGGCGAGGTCGTGCTCGCCCATGCCCGGCGCATCCTCGCCGAAGCCGAGGTGATGAAGGATTCGATCGCGGAGCTGCGCGAGGGCATCTCCGGCCGGATCAGGCTCGGCGCGATCCCGACCGCGCTGCCGATGATCGCCCATATCACCGCGCCCTTCTCCGAGCGCTATCCGGCGGTGTCGCTGACCGTGCTGTCGCTGACCTCGCAGGAAATCCAGCAGGGCATCGACGATTTCGAGCTCGATGTCGGGCTGACCTATCTCGACAACGAGCCGCTCGACCGGGTGATCTCCAAGCCGATCTACCAGGAATCCTACGTCCTGCTCACGCGCGAGGACGGCCCGTTCGGCGCGCGCGACACCATCACTTGGGCCGAAGCAGCCGAGCAGAAGCTCTGCCTGCTCACCGGAGACATGCAGAACCGGCGCATCATCGACGGCATCTTCCGCTCGGTCGGCACCGCGCCGCGGCCGATGATCGAGACCAATTCGATCTTCAATCTGTGCTCGCATGCCGGCATCCAGGGCGTCGCCAGCATCGTCTCGCTGCAATTGCTGGAATTCTTCGGCGTGCCCCTCGGCACGAAAGCGCTGTCGCTGGTCGAGCCTGAGGCGCAGCGCACGATCGGCCTGATCGTGGCGGACCGGCAGCCGGTGGCGCCGCTCGCGCGCAACCTCCTGATGATGACGAAGCCGGTCGCGGATGCCGGGCTGCCGCGACGGCCCATCATACGATAG
- a CDS encoding NAD(P)H-dependent oxidoreductase subunit E, with protein sequence MAAYPAWDQDSARMIVAGLAHLEGATLPMLHALQDEFGYVDPQAVPLIAEALNLSRAEVHGAISFYHDFKTAPQPARTIKLCRAEACQALGCESVVAELSAKHGIAVDDHHAGDAIVETVYCLGNCALGPSALVDGELIGRVDAARIAGLCQHGRAHS encoded by the coding sequence ATGGCGGCTTATCCGGCCTGGGATCAGGACAGCGCACGTATGATCGTCGCGGGGCTGGCGCATCTCGAAGGCGCCACGCTGCCGATGCTGCACGCCCTTCAGGATGAGTTCGGCTATGTCGACCCGCAGGCTGTGCCGCTGATCGCGGAGGCGCTGAACCTGTCGCGCGCCGAGGTCCATGGCGCGATCTCCTTCTATCACGACTTCAAGACGGCCCCGCAGCCGGCGCGCACGATCAAGCTCTGCCGCGCCGAGGCCTGCCAGGCTCTGGGCTGCGAAAGCGTCGTCGCAGAACTATCCGCCAAGCATGGCATCGCGGTCGATGATCACCATGCTGGCGACGCCATCGTCGAAACGGTGTATTGTCTCGGCAATTGCGCGCTCGGGCCGTCCGCCCTGGTCGACGGCGAATTGATCGGGCGCGTCGATGCCGCTCGCATCGCCGGGCTCTGCCAGCACGGAAGGGCGCATTCATGA
- a CDS encoding formate dehydrogenase beta subunit: protein MSANPVRIFVPIDAAALSVGAEAVAQAIASEAAARGLAVEIVRNGSRGMLWLEPMVEVETAEGRIGYGPATAKDVPALFDAGFASGGAHALRLGKTEELDWMKRQQRLTFERVGVTDPLSIADYRAHGGFKGLEKALALTGGEIVDAVKASGLRGRGGAGFPTGIKWKTVHDAKAEQKYIVCNADEGDSGTFADRMLFEGDPYLVIEGMTIAAIAVGATRGYIYLRSEYPHAHRTLQRAILKAEAAGLIGASVLGSQHAFHLEVRLGAGAYICGEETSLLESLEGKRAIVRAKPPLPALQGLFGKPTVVNNVLSFAAVPWIMDHGAQAYADYGMGRSRGTLPIQLGGNVKRGGLIELAFGITLREIIEDMGGGTLSGRPIRAVQVGGPLGAYLTAEQLDVQMDYEALASMRAMLGHGGIVVFDDSVDMAKQARFAFEFCAKESCGKCTPCRIGATRGVETMDRIIAGAEIPKNIAVLRDLSKLMTDASLCAMGGLTPMPVLSALNHFPEDFDRPPLPLAAE, encoded by the coding sequence ATGAGCGCCAACCCGGTTCGCATCTTCGTTCCCATCGACGCCGCCGCCCTGTCGGTCGGCGCGGAAGCTGTCGCGCAGGCTATCGCCAGCGAGGCTGCGGCGCGCGGACTTGCCGTCGAGATCGTCCGCAACGGCTCGCGCGGCATGCTCTGGCTGGAGCCGATGGTCGAGGTCGAGACGGCCGAGGGCCGTATCGGTTACGGGCCGGCCACGGCGAAGGATGTGCCTGCGCTCTTCGACGCCGGCTTCGCTTCGGGCGGCGCCCATGCCTTGCGCCTCGGCAAGACCGAAGAGCTCGACTGGATGAAGCGCCAGCAGCGCCTCACCTTCGAGCGCGTCGGCGTCACCGACCCGCTCTCGATCGCCGATTACCGCGCCCATGGCGGCTTCAAGGGGCTGGAGAAGGCGCTGGCCCTGACCGGCGGCGAGATCGTCGATGCTGTGAAGGCGTCCGGCCTGCGCGGTCGCGGCGGGGCGGGTTTCCCGACCGGGATCAAGTGGAAGACCGTCCACGACGCCAAGGCCGAGCAAAAATACATCGTCTGCAATGCCGACGAGGGCGATAGTGGCACCTTCGCCGACCGCATGCTGTTCGAAGGCGACCCCTATCTCGTGATCGAGGGCATGACGATCGCGGCGATCGCGGTCGGCGCAACGCGCGGCTATATCTATCTGCGCTCGGAATATCCGCATGCCCATCGCACGCTTCAGCGCGCCATCCTGAAGGCCGAAGCCGCCGGGCTGATCGGCGCCTCGGTGCTGGGTTCGCAGCATGCCTTCCATCTCGAAGTCAGGCTTGGTGCCGGCGCCTATATCTGCGGTGAGGAGACCTCGCTGCTCGAAAGCCTCGAAGGCAAGCGCGCCATCGTCCGGGCCAAGCCGCCGCTGCCGGCCTTGCAGGGCCTTTTCGGCAAGCCGACCGTCGTCAACAACGTGCTCTCCTTCGCGGCCGTGCCCTGGATCATGGATCATGGTGCGCAGGCCTATGCCGATTACGGCATGGGCCGCTCGCGCGGCACGCTGCCGATCCAGCTCGGCGGCAACGTCAAGCGCGGCGGGCTGATCGAACTCGCTTTCGGCATCACGCTCCGCGAGATCATCGAGGATATGGGCGGCGGCACGCTGTCGGGCCGGCCGATCCGGGCCGTGCAGGTCGGTGGGCCGCTCGGCGCCTATCTCACCGCCGAGCAACTCGATGTGCAGATGGACTACGAGGCGCTCGCTTCCATGCGCGCGATGCTCGGCCATGGCGGCATCGTGGTGTTCGACGACAGCGTCGACATGGCGAAGCAAGCGCGTTTCGCCTTCGAATTCTGCGCCAAGGAATCCTGCGGCAAGTGTACGCCCTGCCGCATCGGCGCGACGCGCGGCGTCGAGACGATGGATCGCATCATCGCCGGCGCCGAAATCCCTAAGAACATCGCCGTGCTGCGCGATCTCTCGAAGCTGATGACCGATGCCTCGCTCTGCGCCATGGGCGGATTGACCCCCATGCCGGTGCTGAGCGCGCTGAACCATTTCCCCGAGGATTTCGACCGTCCTCCGCTGCCTCTGGCGGCCGAGTGA